In Solanum pennellii chromosome 3, SPENNV200, a single window of DNA contains:
- the LOC107014660 gene encoding uncharacterized protein LOC107014660 isoform X2, with product MADEFASSVDMGLQLTKRIYYGKNPPKPLVMEKKSSEINNLPTAPMVYAVVRDPAMVDNPDIPSYQPYVHGRCDPPALIPLDMQGIAMEVDCYMDTAFVTVNGTWRVHCIASSRYCDCRIAVPMGEQGSVLGVEIETPSRSYSTLLIESNDTKDAGLVANAKDGFLLNRRIYTLKVPQVAGGSILSVKVSWSQKILYQDGQFSLSIPFSFPWYVNPIAKLLCKKERIRLNVNSGMGKEIICGSCSHPLKETRRLVGTLGFLYESEVRAWSMDDFSFSYKVHSSEILGSVLLNSVSMLDVDQREMFCFNLYPPAVNAMKVFRKEVVYVVDISASMQGRPLENVKSALLAALSKLSPADTFNIIAFNGKSLLFSSSMMPSGKESIGKATQWIDQNFVAEGSTDISLPLNQPHNLSLQIHPSQAIEMLSKNGDSIPLVFLITDGSVGDEREICEALRGRLMKSGLSSPRISTFGIGLYCNHYFLQMLAQIGRGYYDAAYDLDSISSRLERLLNGISSVILADLKIEALESLDSFELYPCYLPDLLSSRPLIVSGRFIGTCPGSVKVSGTLADLSSFVVNVKVQKAKDLPLERVFAKRQIETITGNAWFSGSKQLEEMVAKLSLQTGVPSEYTNLILVENLKEKQTSKLETVDELNVKKIIYLRALGVGFGNLKATADNLPVEAAEPKLHETSEMVFAAASNLCGKLCDFCCCMCFIQFCSRVSDQCAVTLAQICTALACFECISFCCEVCGDCG from the exons ATGGCGGATGAGTTTGCATCGTCGGTAGATATGGGGCTTCAGTTAACTAAACGGATTTACTACGGTAAAAATCCGCCGAAGCCACTTGTAATGGAGAAAAAATCATCTGAGATTAATAACTTGCCGACGGCACCTATGGTGTACGCCGTCGTTAGGGACCCAGCGATGGTGGATAATCCTGATATTCCGAGCTATCAACCGTATGTTCACGGCCGTTGTGATCCGCCGGCGTTGATTCCGCTTGACATGCAGGGGATCGCGATGGAGGTTGATTGTTATATGGATACTGCTTTTGTAACGGTCAACGGAACTTGGCGTGTGCACTGTATTGCTTCTAGTCGATATTGCGATTGTCGAATCGCTGTACCAATGGGAGAGCAG GGTTCAGTTCTAGGTGTGGAGATTGAAACACCATCAAGATCGTATTCCACCTTATTGATTGAATCAAACGATACCAAAGATGCCGGTTTAGTAGCCAATGCTAAAGATGGCTTCTTACTAAATCGCCGGATATACACATTAAAGGTCCCTCAG GTTGCTGGAGGTTCTATTCTCTCCGTTAAAGTCAGTTGGTCACAGAAAATACTGTATCAAGATGGTCAATTTTCCTTGAGTATACCTTTCAGTTTCCCGTGGTATGTCAATCCAATTGCAAAACTATTGTGCAAGAAAGAGAGGATTCGGTTGAACGTGAACTCTGGTATGGGGAAAGAGATCATATGCGGAAGTTGCAGTCATCCTTTAAAG GAAACAAGACGTTTGGTTGGTACTTTAGGATTTTTATATGAGAGTGAAGTTCGGGCATGGTCAATGGATGACTTCAGTTTCTCCTACAAA GTTCATTCAAGTGAGATCCTTGGGAGTGTGCTCCTGAACTCTGTGTCTATGCTTGATGTTGATCAGAGAGAAATGTTTTGCTTCAATCTATACCCACCGGCTGTCAATGCAATGAAG gTTTTCAGGAAGGAAGTGGTATATGTTGTTGATATAAGTGCGAGCATGCAAGGGAGGCCACTTGAGAATGTTAAGTCTGCACTACTGGCTGCCCTCTCTAAACTCAGTCCAGCAGATACTTTTAACATCATAGCTTTCAACGGGAAAAGCTTATTGTTCTCATCATCCATGATGCCGTCAGGGAAGGAGTCAATTGGAAAAGCAACTCAGTGGATTGACCAAAATTTCGTAGCTGAGGGAAGTACTGACATTTCACTGCCtctgaaccag CCTCATAATCTGTCCTTGCAAATTCATCCAAGTCAGGCAATAGAGATGCTATCGAAAAATGGTGATTCAATTCCTCTTGTTTTTCTAATTACCGACGGGTCTGTTGGAGATGAAAGAGAAATTTGTGAAGCCTTGAGAGGGAGGTTGATGAAGAGCGGTTTGAGTTCTCCGCGAATTTCGACCTTCGGCATTG GTTTATACTGTAATCACTACTTCTTGCAAATGCTTGCTCAAATCGGAAGAGGTTACTACGATGCTGCATATGATTTAG ATTCAATCAGTTCTCGGCTGGAAAGACTACTTAATGGCATATCATCGGTTATTCTCGCAGACCTGAAAATCGAAGCTCTGGAAAGTCTTGATTCATTTGAG CTATATCCATGTTATCTGCCGGACCTGTTGTCTTCAAGACCACTGATTGTCTCTGGCAGATTCATCGGGACCTGCCCTGGTTCCGTTAAAGTTAGTGGCACGCTAGCAGATTTGAGCAGTTTTGTGGTCAATGTCAAAGTACAAAAAGCAAAGGATCTTCCTTTGGAAAGA GTTTTTGCAAAGAGACAAATTGAAACAATAACTGGGAATGCCTGGTTTTCCGGAAGCAAGCAACTAGAGGAGATG GTTGCAAAATTGAGCTTGCAAACTGGGGTGCCTTCAGAGTACACCAACTtgattttggttgaaaatttgAAGGAGAAGCAGACGTCTAAATTAGAGACAGTAGATGAG TTGAATGTCAAGAAGATCATATACCTTCGCGCACTCGGTGTTGGTTTTGGGAACTTGAAGGCAACTGCAGACAATCTTCCTGTGGAAGCAGCAGAACCTAAGTTGCATGAAACATCAGAAATGGTATTTGCCGCTGCTTCAAACTTATGTGGCAAACTATGTGACTTTTGCTGTTGCATGTGTTTCATACAGTTCTGCTCTCGGGTTAGTGATCAATGTGCTGTGACGTTAGCACAAATCTGTACAGCGCTCGCTTGTTTTGAGTGTATTAGTTTTTGTTGTGAAGTATGTGGAGACTGTGGCTAA
- the LOC107014660 gene encoding uncharacterized protein LOC107014660 isoform X1: MADEFASSVDMGLQLTKRIYYGKNPPKPLVMEKKSSEINNLPTAPMVYAVVRDPAMVDNPDIPSYQPYVHGRCDPPALIPLDMQGIAMEVDCYMDTAFVTVNGTWRVHCIASSRYCDCRIAVPMGEQGSVLGVEIETPSRSYSTLLIESNDTKDAGLVANAKDGFLLNRRIYTLKVPQVAGGSILSVKVSWSQKILYQDGQFSLSIPFSFPWYVNPIAKLLCKKERIRLNVNSGMGKEIICGSCSHPLKETRRLVGTLGFLYESEVRAWSMDDFSFSYKVHSSEILGSVLLNSVSMLDVDQREMFCFNLYPPAVNAMKVFRKEVVYVVDISASMQGRPLENVKSALLAALSKLSPADTFNIIAFNGKSLLFSSSMMPSGKESIGKATQWIDQNFVAEGSTDISLPLNQPHNLSLQIHPSQAIEMLSKNGDSIPLVFLITDGSVGDEREICEALRGRLMKSGLSSPRISTFGIGLYCNHYFLQMLAQIGRGYYDAAYDLDSISSRLERLLNGISSVILADLKIEALESLDSFELYPCYLPDLLSSRPLIVSGRFIGTCPGSVKVSGTLADLSSFVVNVKVQKAKDLPLERVFAKRQIETITGNAWFSGSKQLEEMVAKLSLQTGVPSEYTNLILVENLKEKQTSKLETVDEASDQLNVKKIIYLRALGVGFGNLKATADNLPVEAAEPKLHETSEMVFAAASNLCGKLCDFCCCMCFIQFCSRVSDQCAVTLAQICTALACFECISFCCEVCGDCG; encoded by the exons ATGGCGGATGAGTTTGCATCGTCGGTAGATATGGGGCTTCAGTTAACTAAACGGATTTACTACGGTAAAAATCCGCCGAAGCCACTTGTAATGGAGAAAAAATCATCTGAGATTAATAACTTGCCGACGGCACCTATGGTGTACGCCGTCGTTAGGGACCCAGCGATGGTGGATAATCCTGATATTCCGAGCTATCAACCGTATGTTCACGGCCGTTGTGATCCGCCGGCGTTGATTCCGCTTGACATGCAGGGGATCGCGATGGAGGTTGATTGTTATATGGATACTGCTTTTGTAACGGTCAACGGAACTTGGCGTGTGCACTGTATTGCTTCTAGTCGATATTGCGATTGTCGAATCGCTGTACCAATGGGAGAGCAG GGTTCAGTTCTAGGTGTGGAGATTGAAACACCATCAAGATCGTATTCCACCTTATTGATTGAATCAAACGATACCAAAGATGCCGGTTTAGTAGCCAATGCTAAAGATGGCTTCTTACTAAATCGCCGGATATACACATTAAAGGTCCCTCAG GTTGCTGGAGGTTCTATTCTCTCCGTTAAAGTCAGTTGGTCACAGAAAATACTGTATCAAGATGGTCAATTTTCCTTGAGTATACCTTTCAGTTTCCCGTGGTATGTCAATCCAATTGCAAAACTATTGTGCAAGAAAGAGAGGATTCGGTTGAACGTGAACTCTGGTATGGGGAAAGAGATCATATGCGGAAGTTGCAGTCATCCTTTAAAG GAAACAAGACGTTTGGTTGGTACTTTAGGATTTTTATATGAGAGTGAAGTTCGGGCATGGTCAATGGATGACTTCAGTTTCTCCTACAAA GTTCATTCAAGTGAGATCCTTGGGAGTGTGCTCCTGAACTCTGTGTCTATGCTTGATGTTGATCAGAGAGAAATGTTTTGCTTCAATCTATACCCACCGGCTGTCAATGCAATGAAG gTTTTCAGGAAGGAAGTGGTATATGTTGTTGATATAAGTGCGAGCATGCAAGGGAGGCCACTTGAGAATGTTAAGTCTGCACTACTGGCTGCCCTCTCTAAACTCAGTCCAGCAGATACTTTTAACATCATAGCTTTCAACGGGAAAAGCTTATTGTTCTCATCATCCATGATGCCGTCAGGGAAGGAGTCAATTGGAAAAGCAACTCAGTGGATTGACCAAAATTTCGTAGCTGAGGGAAGTACTGACATTTCACTGCCtctgaaccag CCTCATAATCTGTCCTTGCAAATTCATCCAAGTCAGGCAATAGAGATGCTATCGAAAAATGGTGATTCAATTCCTCTTGTTTTTCTAATTACCGACGGGTCTGTTGGAGATGAAAGAGAAATTTGTGAAGCCTTGAGAGGGAGGTTGATGAAGAGCGGTTTGAGTTCTCCGCGAATTTCGACCTTCGGCATTG GTTTATACTGTAATCACTACTTCTTGCAAATGCTTGCTCAAATCGGAAGAGGTTACTACGATGCTGCATATGATTTAG ATTCAATCAGTTCTCGGCTGGAAAGACTACTTAATGGCATATCATCGGTTATTCTCGCAGACCTGAAAATCGAAGCTCTGGAAAGTCTTGATTCATTTGAG CTATATCCATGTTATCTGCCGGACCTGTTGTCTTCAAGACCACTGATTGTCTCTGGCAGATTCATCGGGACCTGCCCTGGTTCCGTTAAAGTTAGTGGCACGCTAGCAGATTTGAGCAGTTTTGTGGTCAATGTCAAAGTACAAAAAGCAAAGGATCTTCCTTTGGAAAGA GTTTTTGCAAAGAGACAAATTGAAACAATAACTGGGAATGCCTGGTTTTCCGGAAGCAAGCAACTAGAGGAGATG GTTGCAAAATTGAGCTTGCAAACTGGGGTGCCTTCAGAGTACACCAACTtgattttggttgaaaatttgAAGGAGAAGCAGACGTCTAAATTAGAGACAGTAGATGAG GCCTCTGATCAGTTGAATGTCAAGAAGATCATATACCTTCGCGCACTCGGTGTTGGTTTTGGGAACTTGAAGGCAACTGCAGACAATCTTCCTGTGGAAGCAGCAGAACCTAAGTTGCATGAAACATCAGAAATGGTATTTGCCGCTGCTTCAAACTTATGTGGCAAACTATGTGACTTTTGCTGTTGCATGTGTTTCATACAGTTCTGCTCTCGGGTTAGTGATCAATGTGCTGTGACGTTAGCACAAATCTGTACAGCGCTCGCTTGTTTTGAGTGTATTAGTTTTTGTTGTGAAGTATGTGGAGACTGTGGCTAA
- the LOC107014660 gene encoding uncharacterized protein LOC107014660 isoform X3, with the protein MADEFASSVDMGLQLTKRIYYGKNPPKPLVMEKKSSEINNLPTAPMVYAVVRDPAMVDNPDIPSYQPYVHGRCDPPALIPLDMQGIAMEVDCYMDTAFVTVNGTWRVHCIASSRYCDCRIAVPMGEQGSVLGVEIETPSRSYSTLLIESNDTKDAGLVANAKDGFLLNRRIYTLKVPQVAGGSILSVKVSWSQKILYQDGQFSLSIPFSFPWYVNPIAKLLCKKERIRLNVNSGMGKEIICGSCSHPLKETRRLVGTLGFLYESEVRAWSMDDFSFSYKVHSSEILGSVLLNSVSMLDVDQREMFCFNLYPPAVNAMKVFRKEVVYVVDISASMQGRPLENVKSALLAALSKLSPADTFNIIAFNGKSLLFSSSMMPSGKESIGKATQWIDQNFVAEGSTDISLPLNQAIEMLSKNGDSIPLVFLITDGSVGDEREICEALRGRLMKSGLSSPRISTFGIGLYCNHYFLQMLAQIGRGYYDAAYDLDSISSRLERLLNGISSVILADLKIEALESLDSFELYPCYLPDLLSSRPLIVSGRFIGTCPGSVKVSGTLADLSSFVVNVKVQKAKDLPLERVFAKRQIETITGNAWFSGSKQLEEMVAKLSLQTGVPSEYTNLILVENLKEKQTSKLETVDEASDQLNVKKIIYLRALGVGFGNLKATADNLPVEAAEPKLHETSEMVFAAASNLCGKLCDFCCCMCFIQFCSRVSDQCAVTLAQICTALACFECISFCCEVCGDCG; encoded by the exons ATGGCGGATGAGTTTGCATCGTCGGTAGATATGGGGCTTCAGTTAACTAAACGGATTTACTACGGTAAAAATCCGCCGAAGCCACTTGTAATGGAGAAAAAATCATCTGAGATTAATAACTTGCCGACGGCACCTATGGTGTACGCCGTCGTTAGGGACCCAGCGATGGTGGATAATCCTGATATTCCGAGCTATCAACCGTATGTTCACGGCCGTTGTGATCCGCCGGCGTTGATTCCGCTTGACATGCAGGGGATCGCGATGGAGGTTGATTGTTATATGGATACTGCTTTTGTAACGGTCAACGGAACTTGGCGTGTGCACTGTATTGCTTCTAGTCGATATTGCGATTGTCGAATCGCTGTACCAATGGGAGAGCAG GGTTCAGTTCTAGGTGTGGAGATTGAAACACCATCAAGATCGTATTCCACCTTATTGATTGAATCAAACGATACCAAAGATGCCGGTTTAGTAGCCAATGCTAAAGATGGCTTCTTACTAAATCGCCGGATATACACATTAAAGGTCCCTCAG GTTGCTGGAGGTTCTATTCTCTCCGTTAAAGTCAGTTGGTCACAGAAAATACTGTATCAAGATGGTCAATTTTCCTTGAGTATACCTTTCAGTTTCCCGTGGTATGTCAATCCAATTGCAAAACTATTGTGCAAGAAAGAGAGGATTCGGTTGAACGTGAACTCTGGTATGGGGAAAGAGATCATATGCGGAAGTTGCAGTCATCCTTTAAAG GAAACAAGACGTTTGGTTGGTACTTTAGGATTTTTATATGAGAGTGAAGTTCGGGCATGGTCAATGGATGACTTCAGTTTCTCCTACAAA GTTCATTCAAGTGAGATCCTTGGGAGTGTGCTCCTGAACTCTGTGTCTATGCTTGATGTTGATCAGAGAGAAATGTTTTGCTTCAATCTATACCCACCGGCTGTCAATGCAATGAAG gTTTTCAGGAAGGAAGTGGTATATGTTGTTGATATAAGTGCGAGCATGCAAGGGAGGCCACTTGAGAATGTTAAGTCTGCACTACTGGCTGCCCTCTCTAAACTCAGTCCAGCAGATACTTTTAACATCATAGCTTTCAACGGGAAAAGCTTATTGTTCTCATCATCCATGATGCCGTCAGGGAAGGAGTCAATTGGAAAAGCAACTCAGTGGATTGACCAAAATTTCGTAGCTGAGGGAAGTACTGACATTTCACTGCCtctgaaccag GCAATAGAGATGCTATCGAAAAATGGTGATTCAATTCCTCTTGTTTTTCTAATTACCGACGGGTCTGTTGGAGATGAAAGAGAAATTTGTGAAGCCTTGAGAGGGAGGTTGATGAAGAGCGGTTTGAGTTCTCCGCGAATTTCGACCTTCGGCATTG GTTTATACTGTAATCACTACTTCTTGCAAATGCTTGCTCAAATCGGAAGAGGTTACTACGATGCTGCATATGATTTAG ATTCAATCAGTTCTCGGCTGGAAAGACTACTTAATGGCATATCATCGGTTATTCTCGCAGACCTGAAAATCGAAGCTCTGGAAAGTCTTGATTCATTTGAG CTATATCCATGTTATCTGCCGGACCTGTTGTCTTCAAGACCACTGATTGTCTCTGGCAGATTCATCGGGACCTGCCCTGGTTCCGTTAAAGTTAGTGGCACGCTAGCAGATTTGAGCAGTTTTGTGGTCAATGTCAAAGTACAAAAAGCAAAGGATCTTCCTTTGGAAAGA GTTTTTGCAAAGAGACAAATTGAAACAATAACTGGGAATGCCTGGTTTTCCGGAAGCAAGCAACTAGAGGAGATG GTTGCAAAATTGAGCTTGCAAACTGGGGTGCCTTCAGAGTACACCAACTtgattttggttgaaaatttgAAGGAGAAGCAGACGTCTAAATTAGAGACAGTAGATGAG GCCTCTGATCAGTTGAATGTCAAGAAGATCATATACCTTCGCGCACTCGGTGTTGGTTTTGGGAACTTGAAGGCAACTGCAGACAATCTTCCTGTGGAAGCAGCAGAACCTAAGTTGCATGAAACATCAGAAATGGTATTTGCCGCTGCTTCAAACTTATGTGGCAAACTATGTGACTTTTGCTGTTGCATGTGTTTCATACAGTTCTGCTCTCGGGTTAGTGATCAATGTGCTGTGACGTTAGCACAAATCTGTACAGCGCTCGCTTGTTTTGAGTGTATTAGTTTTTGTTGTGAAGTATGTGGAGACTGTGGCTAA
- the LOC107014660 gene encoding von Willebrand factor A domain-containing protein DDB_G0292028 isoform X4 has translation MADEFASSVDMGLQLTKRIYYGKNPPKPLVMEKKSSEINNLPTAPMVYAVVRDPAMVDNPDIPSYQPYVHGRCDPPALIPLDMQGIAMEVDCYMDTAFVTVNGTWRVHCIASSRYCDCRIAVPMGEQGSVLGVEIETPSRSYSTLLIESNDTKDAGLVANAKDGFLLNRRIYTLKVPQVAGGSILSVKVSWSQKILYQDGQFSLSIPFSFPWYVNPIAKLLCKKERIRLNVNSGMGKEIICGSCSHPLKETRRLVGTLGFLYESEVRAWSMDDFSFSYKVHSSEILGSVLLNSVSMLDVDQREMFCFNLYPPAVNAMKVFRKEVVYVVDISASMQGRPLENVKSALLAALSKLSPADTFNIIAFNGKSLLFSSSMMPSGKESIGKATQWIDQNFVAEGSTDISLPLNQPHNLSLQIHPSQAIEMLSKNGDSIPLVFLITDGSVGDEREICEALRGRLMKSGLSSPRISTFGIGLYCNHYFLQMLAQIGRGYYDAAYDLDSISSRLERLLNGISSVILADLKIEALESLDSFELYPCYLPDLLSSRPLIVSGRFIGTCPGSVKVSGTLADLSSFVVNVKVQKAKDLPLERVFAKRQIETITGNAWFSGSKQLEEMVAKLSLQTGVPSEYTNLILVENLKEKQTSKLETVDELSY, from the exons ATGGCGGATGAGTTTGCATCGTCGGTAGATATGGGGCTTCAGTTAACTAAACGGATTTACTACGGTAAAAATCCGCCGAAGCCACTTGTAATGGAGAAAAAATCATCTGAGATTAATAACTTGCCGACGGCACCTATGGTGTACGCCGTCGTTAGGGACCCAGCGATGGTGGATAATCCTGATATTCCGAGCTATCAACCGTATGTTCACGGCCGTTGTGATCCGCCGGCGTTGATTCCGCTTGACATGCAGGGGATCGCGATGGAGGTTGATTGTTATATGGATACTGCTTTTGTAACGGTCAACGGAACTTGGCGTGTGCACTGTATTGCTTCTAGTCGATATTGCGATTGTCGAATCGCTGTACCAATGGGAGAGCAG GGTTCAGTTCTAGGTGTGGAGATTGAAACACCATCAAGATCGTATTCCACCTTATTGATTGAATCAAACGATACCAAAGATGCCGGTTTAGTAGCCAATGCTAAAGATGGCTTCTTACTAAATCGCCGGATATACACATTAAAGGTCCCTCAG GTTGCTGGAGGTTCTATTCTCTCCGTTAAAGTCAGTTGGTCACAGAAAATACTGTATCAAGATGGTCAATTTTCCTTGAGTATACCTTTCAGTTTCCCGTGGTATGTCAATCCAATTGCAAAACTATTGTGCAAGAAAGAGAGGATTCGGTTGAACGTGAACTCTGGTATGGGGAAAGAGATCATATGCGGAAGTTGCAGTCATCCTTTAAAG GAAACAAGACGTTTGGTTGGTACTTTAGGATTTTTATATGAGAGTGAAGTTCGGGCATGGTCAATGGATGACTTCAGTTTCTCCTACAAA GTTCATTCAAGTGAGATCCTTGGGAGTGTGCTCCTGAACTCTGTGTCTATGCTTGATGTTGATCAGAGAGAAATGTTTTGCTTCAATCTATACCCACCGGCTGTCAATGCAATGAAG gTTTTCAGGAAGGAAGTGGTATATGTTGTTGATATAAGTGCGAGCATGCAAGGGAGGCCACTTGAGAATGTTAAGTCTGCACTACTGGCTGCCCTCTCTAAACTCAGTCCAGCAGATACTTTTAACATCATAGCTTTCAACGGGAAAAGCTTATTGTTCTCATCATCCATGATGCCGTCAGGGAAGGAGTCAATTGGAAAAGCAACTCAGTGGATTGACCAAAATTTCGTAGCTGAGGGAAGTACTGACATTTCACTGCCtctgaaccag CCTCATAATCTGTCCTTGCAAATTCATCCAAGTCAGGCAATAGAGATGCTATCGAAAAATGGTGATTCAATTCCTCTTGTTTTTCTAATTACCGACGGGTCTGTTGGAGATGAAAGAGAAATTTGTGAAGCCTTGAGAGGGAGGTTGATGAAGAGCGGTTTGAGTTCTCCGCGAATTTCGACCTTCGGCATTG GTTTATACTGTAATCACTACTTCTTGCAAATGCTTGCTCAAATCGGAAGAGGTTACTACGATGCTGCATATGATTTAG ATTCAATCAGTTCTCGGCTGGAAAGACTACTTAATGGCATATCATCGGTTATTCTCGCAGACCTGAAAATCGAAGCTCTGGAAAGTCTTGATTCATTTGAG CTATATCCATGTTATCTGCCGGACCTGTTGTCTTCAAGACCACTGATTGTCTCTGGCAGATTCATCGGGACCTGCCCTGGTTCCGTTAAAGTTAGTGGCACGCTAGCAGATTTGAGCAGTTTTGTGGTCAATGTCAAAGTACAAAAAGCAAAGGATCTTCCTTTGGAAAGA GTTTTTGCAAAGAGACAAATTGAAACAATAACTGGGAATGCCTGGTTTTCCGGAAGCAAGCAACTAGAGGAGATG GTTGCAAAATTGAGCTTGCAAACTGGGGTGCCTTCAGAGTACACCAACTtgattttggttgaaaatttgAAGGAGAAGCAGACGTCTAAATTAGAGACAGTAGATGAG ctCTCGTATTGA
- the LOC107012098 gene encoding uncharacterized protein LOC107012098 yields the protein MATATLATAAGAAALLYYTLNKKLQSSPTTDDDDDECGSSGQDHALLGVNRVSNRLIQAPATWLETIATLSETLRFTYSETLGKWPIGDLAFGISFLLKQQGNIHVSSIFCVEDSAQLKGSDIAAELKCLLRLLTVCWHFSKKPFPLFLEETGYSQESVLLQEPKAGILKPAFTILADHRSRSFLLVIRGTHSIKDTLTAATGAVVPFHHTVVHEGGVSNLVLGYAHCGMVAAARWIARLATPCLLKALSIYPEYKLKIVGHSLGGGTAAILTYVLREQKELSTATCVAFAPAACMTWELAESGCEFITSVINGADLVPTFSAASVDDLRSEVTTSAWLNDLRNQIEHTRILSTVYRSASALGSRLPSIATAKAKVAGAGAILRPVSSGTQVVMKRAQSMAQAALSRPAMQLSSWSCMGPRRRSTAIQVNSEERQISRGTSSGDNSEAFIVESETRRTSVMELPVSSTEGVTWNAEIDQSFADGINIHSGLDSDLDDSENVTHGPEDRMTEVEMWQQLEHELYDQSEGETDVAKEIREEEEAAIAETGQSSSESSVPKTKEVHRFFPPGKIMHIVTLLSEEVDHESDSDTLSEDHNQPKDTKVGIFLTPRSLYSKIRLSQTMISDHFMPVYRRHIEKLIRDLENNDACEL from the exons ATGGCGACGGCAACTCTCGCCACTGCAGCAGGTGCTGCTGCACTATTGTATTATACGTTAAATAAGAAGTTGCAATCTTCTCCAACAAcggatgatgacgacgatgaatGTGGCAGCAGCGGCCAAGATCATGCTCTGCTAGGAGTTAATAGGGTTTCCAATAGACTTATACAGGCCCCTGCTACATGGTTGGAAACAATCGCAACATTGTCTGAGACTCTTAGGTTTACTTACTCGGAGACCCTGGGCAAGTGGCCTATTGGGGACTTGGCTTTTGGCATCAGTTTTCTTTTGAAGCAGCAG GGAAACATACATGTTAGTAGCATATTCTGTGTCGAAGACAGTGCCCAATTAAAAGGTTCTGATATTGCTGCAGAGCTTAAATGCCTCTTGCGCTTGTTGACAGTTTGTTGGCATTTCTCCAAAAAACCTTTCCCATTATTCTTGGAGGAGACAGGCTATTCCCAAGAAAGTGTACTACTACAAGAACCCAAAGCTGGA ATTCTGAAGCCAGCTTTTACAATACTCGCAGACCACCGATCAAGATCTTTCCTCCTTGTAATACGTGGAACTCATAGTATTAAAGATACTTTGACAGCTGCTACTGGCGCAGTTGTGCCTTTCCATCATACTGTGGTACATGAGGGAGGAGTTAGCAATTTGGTGTTAGGCTATGCACATTGTGGAATGGTGGCAGCTGCTCGATGGATTGCAAGACTTGCAACACCTTGTCTTCTTAAAGCTCTTAGTATTTATCCTGAATACAAACTTAAG ATTGTGGGACATTCCTTGGGTGGAGGAACTGCAGCTATTTTAACTTATGTACTTCGTGAGCAGAAGGAACTGTCAACAGCTACCTGTGTAGCATTTGCTCCAG CTGCCTGTATGACATGGGAATTAGCTGAATCGGGGTGTGAATTTATTACCTCCGTAATCAATGGAGCTGATTTGGTGCCTACATTTTCAGCTGCTTCGGTGGACGATTTGCGTTCTGAG GTGACAACATCTGCTTGGTTGAATGATCTAAGAAATCAGATTGAGCATACTAGGATTCTTAGTACTGTGTATCGTTCTGCATCAGCCCTGGGATCTCGTCTTCCATCTATTGCCACTGCTAAAGCTAAGGTTGCAGGTGCTGGTGCAATACTTCGGCCCGTTTCCAGTGGTACACAG GTTGTCATGAAGAGAGCGCAAAGTATGGCCCAGGCAGCATTGTCACGACCTGCCATGCAACTGTCGTCATGGTCATGCATGGGTCCCAGACGTCGATCCACGGCTATTCAGGTTAATTCTGAAGAACGGCAAATCTCTCGTGGAACTTCTTCAGGCGATAATTCTGAAGCATTCATTGTGGAATCCGAGACCAGAAGGACGAGTGTGATGGAGCTTCCTGTATCTTCAACAGAGGGAGTCACGTGGAACGCGGAAATTGATCAATCTTTTGCAGATGGGATTAATATCCATAGTGGCCTGGATTCTGATCTTGATGATAGTGAAAATGTTACCCATGGACCTGAAGACCGAATGACGGAAGTTGAGATGTGGCAACAACTAGAGCATGAACTGTATGATCAGTCTGAAGGGGAAACTGATGTGGCGAAGGAGAttagggaagaagaagaagcagccATCGCAGAGACAGGTCAGAGCTCAAGTGAAAGCTCTGTTCCAAAGACGAAGGAGGTGCACAGATTCTTTCCTCCTGGAAAGATAATGCATATAGTTACTCTTCTCTCTGAGGAAGTCGATCATGAAAGTGACAGCGATACGTTGAGtgaggaccataaccaacccaaGGATACAAAGGTTGGTATCTTTCTCACTCCTAGATCATTGTACAGTAAAATAAGGCTGTCACAAACTATGATCAGTGATCATTTCATGCCGGTTTATAGAAGGCATATAGAGAAACTAATTAGGGATCTCGAGAACAACGATGCTTGTGAGTTGTGA